In the Devosia sp. SL43 genome, one interval contains:
- the leuC gene encoding 3-isopropylmalate dehydratase large subunit, translating into MTKARTLYDKIWDDHLVQNNEDGTSLLYIDRHLVHEVTSPQAFEGLRMNNRKVRHPERTLAVVDHNVPTTDRSLPNPDPESAIQIETLAENTRDFGIEYFDPFDKRQGIVHIVGPEQGFTLPGMTIVCGDSHTSTHGAFGALAHGIGTSEVEHVLATQTLIQQKAKNMLVRVDGKLPPHVTAKDIILAIIGEIGTAGGNGHVIEFAGEAIQALSMEGRMTVCNMTIEGGARAGLIAPDQTTFDYVKGRNRAPTGKAWDMALDYWKTLYTDEGAVYDKVVILDAAKLPPIVSWGSSPEDVISVTGVVPNPDDIQDENKRASKWRALDYMGLKPGTPITDITVERVFIGSCTNGRIEDLRAAAAVIGDRKVAAGVDAMVVPGSGLVKDQAEAEGLHTVFLNAGFEWREPGCSMCLAMNPDKLKPQERCASTSNRNFEGRQGFKGRTHLVSPAMAAAAAIAGHFVDIREWQ; encoded by the coding sequence ATGACCAAGGCTCGCACGCTTTACGACAAGATCTGGGACGACCATCTGGTGCAGAACAACGAGGACGGAACCTCGCTGCTCTATATCGACCGGCATCTCGTGCATGAAGTGACGAGCCCGCAGGCCTTCGAAGGCCTGCGCATGAACAACCGCAAGGTGCGTCATCCCGAGCGCACGCTGGCCGTGGTCGACCACAACGTCCCCACCACCGACCGCTCGCTGCCCAATCCGGACCCGGAAAGCGCCATCCAAATCGAGACGCTGGCTGAGAACACGCGCGATTTCGGCATCGAATACTTTGACCCCTTCGACAAGCGCCAGGGCATCGTCCACATCGTCGGCCCCGAACAGGGTTTCACCCTGCCCGGCATGACCATCGTCTGCGGCGACAGCCACACCTCGACCCACGGCGCTTTCGGCGCGCTGGCCCACGGCATCGGCACCTCGGAAGTCGAACACGTTCTGGCCACGCAGACGCTGATCCAGCAGAAGGCCAAAAACATGCTGGTGCGTGTGGATGGGAAGCTGCCGCCCCATGTCACCGCCAAGGACATCATCCTCGCCATCATCGGCGAGATCGGCACTGCCGGCGGCAATGGCCACGTTATCGAATTTGCCGGTGAAGCCATCCAGGCGCTCTCGATGGAAGGCCGCATGACGGTCTGCAACATGACCATCGAAGGCGGCGCCCGCGCCGGCCTGATCGCCCCCGACCAGACCACCTTCGACTACGTCAAGGGCCGCAACCGTGCGCCGACAGGCAAGGCCTGGGACATGGCGCTCGATTACTGGAAGACCCTTTATACCGACGAAGGCGCCGTCTACGACAAGGTTGTCATCCTCGACGCCGCCAAGCTACCGCCGATCGTCAGCTGGGGCTCCTCGCCCGAGGACGTTATCTCGGTCACCGGCGTCGTGCCCAATCCTGATGACATCCAGGACGAGAACAAGCGCGCCTCCAAGTGGCGGGCACTCGACTATATGGGCCTCAAGCCCGGTACCCCGATTACCGACATCACGGTAGAGCGCGTCTTCATCGGCTCCTGCACCAATGGCCGCATCGAAGATCTGCGTGCCGCCGCTGCCGTCATCGGTGACCGCAAGGTCGCTGCCGGCGTTGATGCCATGGTCGTGCCCGGCTCGGGTCTGGTCAAGGACCAGGCCGAGGCCGAGGGCCTGCACACGGTATTCCTCAATGCCGGCTTTGAATGGCGTGAGCCGGGCTGCTCGATGTGCCTGGCCATGAACCCCGACAAGCTCAAGCCGCAGGAACGCTGCGCCTCGACCTCGAACCGCAATTTCGAGGGCCGCCAGGGCTTCAAGGGCCGCACCCATCTCGTGTCGCCCGCCATGGCCGCCGCCGCCGCGATTGCCGGCCACTTCGTCGATATCCGCGAGTGGCAGTAA
- a CDS encoding metallopeptidase family protein: MAVSVADWGARFAPTLDDIEALASQALKELPEPFKGLAADVTCSVAEFAEDDVLEGFGMESPFELMGLFVGTGLTEDGAVPQTGQLPNTVFLYRRAILDYWAENDDNTLGEVVTHVLIHELGHHFGFSDEDMEAIEAAADRE; the protein is encoded by the coding sequence GTGGCAGTAAGCGTTGCTGACTGGGGGGCGCGGTTCGCGCCCACCCTCGACGATATCGAGGCCCTGGCCAGCCAGGCGCTGAAAGAGCTGCCCGAGCCGTTCAAAGGCCTCGCGGCCGACGTCACCTGCTCGGTGGCCGAATTCGCCGAGGATGATGTGCTCGAGGGCTTCGGCATGGAGAGCCCGTTCGAGTTGATGGGCCTGTTCGTCGGCACCGGCCTCACCGAAGACGGCGCCGTGCCACAGACCGGGCAATTGCCCAACACCGTCTTCCTCTACCGTCGCGCCATTCTCGACTACTGGGCCGAGAATGACGACAACACGTTGGGCGAAGTTGTCACCCACGTTCTGATCCACGAACTGGGCCACCATTTCGGCTTCAGCGATGAGGACATGGAAGCCATCGAGGCCGCGGCCGACCGGGAGTGA
- the rimM gene encoding ribosome maturation factor RimM (Essential for efficient processing of 16S rRNA) — protein MTAKTNRILLGQIGAAHGIKGEVRIATHTQDPLAIGRYGPLDTDTPGVTITLSKMRVQKNVVVAHIKGVTDRTAAEKLNGTNLYLDRSKLPETDDEDDFYHADLLGLEARLESGVVLGTVSAIPNFGAGDLIEIRDPQSGDTYLYPFTKAVVPHVHIADGFLTIVVPLDVEEGDEEPN, from the coding sequence ATGACCGCCAAGACCAACCGCATCCTGCTCGGCCAGATCGGGGCCGCCCATGGCATCAAGGGCGAGGTGCGCATCGCCACCCACACCCAGGATCCGCTGGCGATCGGCCGCTATGGTCCGCTCGATACCGACACACCCGGCGTGACCATCACGCTATCCAAGATGCGCGTTCAGAAGAATGTGGTCGTTGCTCACATCAAGGGCGTGACCGATCGCACCGCCGCCGAAAAGCTCAACGGCACCAACCTCTATCTCGATCGCAGCAAGCTGCCCGAAACCGACGACGAGGATGATTTCTACCACGCCGACCTGCTCGGGCTGGAGGCGCGGCTGGAATCCGGCGTTGTTCTTGGCACGGTCTCGGCGATTCCCAATTTCGGCGCCGGCGACCTGATCGAGATACGCGATCCGCAAAGCGGCGATACCTATCTCTATCCGTTCACCAAGGCCGTCGTGCCGCATGTGCATATCGCCGACGGCTTCCTGACCATCGTCGTGCCGCTCGATGTGGAAGAAGGGGACGAAGAGCCCAATTGA
- the trmD gene encoding tRNA (guanosine(37)-N1)-methyltransferase TrmD, translating into MSFSADIITLFPELFPGPLGASVLGRGMADGLWSLEATQLRDFASDRHRTVDDTPSGGGAGMVLKPDILAKAIDAISPVGDPRPRILMSPRGRPLTQQRAHELAEGPGAVIVCGRFEGIDQRVIDARQLEEISIGDYVLAGGEVAAMVLLEAVVRLIPGVLGKAESHADESFENGLLEYPQYTRPQTFEGVDIPAVLTSGDHGKIAKWRTEQSQTLTAARRPDLLGK; encoded by the coding sequence TTGAGCTTTTCCGCTGATATCATAACCCTCTTTCCCGAACTGTTCCCCGGCCCGCTGGGTGCATCCGTGCTGGGCCGCGGCATGGCCGATGGCCTGTGGTCGCTTGAGGCGACGCAGCTGCGCGACTTCGCCAGCGACCGCCATCGGACCGTCGATGATACGCCCTCGGGCGGCGGCGCCGGCATGGTGCTCAAGCCCGACATTCTGGCCAAGGCCATCGACGCTATCTCGCCCGTTGGTGATCCGCGCCCGCGTATCCTGATGTCACCGCGGGGCAGGCCGCTGACACAACAACGGGCCCATGAACTGGCCGAAGGCCCAGGTGCCGTAATCGTCTGCGGCCGCTTCGAAGGCATCGACCAGCGCGTCATAGACGCGCGCCAGCTTGAAGAGATTTCCATCGGCGACTATGTGCTGGCCGGCGGCGAAGTCGCCGCCATGGTGCTGCTGGAGGCGGTGGTGCGGCTCATCCCAGGCGTGCTGGGCAAGGCCGAAAGTCATGCCGATGAGAGCTTCGAGAACGGCCTGCTCGAATACCCGCAATATACCCGCCCGCAGACCTTTGAGGGCGTCGATATTCCAGCGGTACTGACTTCGGGTGACCACGGCAAGATCGCCAAGTGGCGGACTGAACAGAGCCAGACACTGACGGCGGCAAGGCGGCCGGATTTGCTGGGGAAGTAG
- the rplS gene encoding 50S ribosomal protein L19, with translation MTNIIEQIEAEQVAALAAKRELPEFTHGDTIKVWVKIREGDKERLQAYEGVVIAVTGGGITSSFTVRKISYGEGVERVFPLYSPNVASIEVLKRGKVRRAKLYYLRDRRGKSARIFESTNSRTKKIEAGERTAAQAAREAREAEKIAAAEAFAAEQAAKDAEAAAAAKAAELAAAAAASEEAPKAE, from the coding sequence ATGACCAATATCATCGAACAGATCGAGGCCGAGCAGGTTGCTGCTCTCGCCGCCAAGCGCGAACTTCCCGAATTCACCCATGGCGATACCATCAAGGTGTGGGTCAAGATCCGCGAAGGCGACAAGGAACGCCTGCAGGCCTATGAGGGCGTCGTGATCGCCGTCACCGGCGGTGGCATCACCTCTTCCTTCACCGTCCGCAAGATTTCCTACGGCGAAGGCGTGGAACGCGTGTTCCCGCTCTACTCCCCGAACGTGGCGTCCATCGAAGTCCTCAAGCGCGGCAAGGTCCGTCGCGCCAAGCTGTACTACCTGCGCGATCGTCGCGGTAAATCGGCCCGTATTTTCGAATCGACCAACTCGCGCACCAAGAAGATCGAAGCCGGCGAGCGCACTGCCGCCCAGGCTGCTCGCGAAGCCCGCGAAGCCGAGAAGATCGCCGCTGCCGAGGCCTTTGCCGCCGAACAGGCCGCCAAGGATGCTGAAGCCGCAGCTGCCGCAAAGGCGGCTGAGCTGGCTGCCGCCGCTGCTGCAAGCGAAGAAGCACCCAAGGCTGAGTAA
- a CDS encoding exodeoxyribonuclease III: MPVSIVTWNINSIRLRLPMVLDFIANHAPDVIMFQEIKCLDDQFPRNAFRDAGYPHMAVHGQKGYHGVAIVSKFPLTDVSSRMFCEIPESRHISALTDFGHGPVTLHDFYIPAGGDEPDPEINPKFKHKLGFLSELTTWFTDPIFQRGHLIAGDFNIAPHENDVWSHKQLLKIVSHTPVETEALNAILNGGHGWTDLVRKHVPHDQKLYSWWSYRSANWELANKGRRLDHIWATSDIAEHCIGTEIAKAYRGYATQPSDHVPVIARFAGV; this comes from the coding sequence ATGCCCGTCTCGATTGTCACCTGGAACATCAATTCGATCCGCCTGCGCCTGCCGATGGTGCTCGATTTCATCGCGAACCATGCGCCCGACGTGATCATGTTCCAGGAGATCAAGTGCCTGGACGACCAGTTCCCGCGCAATGCCTTCCGCGATGCCGGCTATCCGCACATGGCTGTGCATGGGCAAAAGGGCTATCACGGCGTCGCCATTGTCTCGAAGTTCCCGCTGACCGACGTGTCGAGCCGCATGTTCTGCGAGATCCCCGAATCGCGGCACATCTCGGCCCTCACCGATTTCGGCCACGGCCCGGTGACGTTGCACGATTTCTACATTCCGGCCGGCGGCGACGAACCCGACCCCGAGATCAATCCCAAGTTCAAGCACAAGCTGGGCTTCCTCTCCGAACTCACCACCTGGTTCACCGATCCAATCTTCCAGCGCGGCCATCTGATTGCCGGCGATTTCAACATTGCGCCGCATGAAAACGACGTGTGGAGCCACAAGCAGCTGCTCAAGATCGTCAGCCATACCCCGGTCGAGACCGAGGCGCTCAACGCCATCCTCAATGGCGGCCATGGCTGGACGGACCTCGTGCGCAAGCATGTGCCGCACGACCAGAAGCTCTATTCCTGGTGGAGCTATCGCAGCGCCAACTGGGAGCTGGCCAACAAGGGCCGCCGCCTCGACCACATCTGGGCAACGTCAGATATAGCCGAACATTGCATCGGCACCGAAATCGCCAAAGCCTATCGCGGCTACGCCACCCAGCCGAGCGACCACGTACCGGTCATCGCCCGGTTCGCGGGGGTTTGA
- a CDS encoding Crp/Fnr family transcriptional regulator: MIRDDAAYALSQAEFFDICDDEQRRMLAFASDRRRFDADAVLYQSGDVPQGAFVLISGTLKAKPDGHGKPYAISELGSIVSAMALILAKPRPLTVTAVTDCEALFVPRHAFMKLVQQSPELAQRAVAQVERDLGNYLGALEPARRKMKAD, translated from the coding sequence ATGATCAGGGACGATGCGGCTTACGCGCTATCGCAGGCCGAATTCTTCGATATCTGTGACGACGAGCAAAGGCGCATGCTTGCCTTTGCCAGCGACCGCCGCCGTTTTGATGCCGATGCCGTGCTCTACCAGTCCGGCGACGTGCCCCAGGGGGCGTTCGTGCTGATCTCGGGCACGCTCAAGGCCAAGCCCGACGGGCACGGCAAGCCCTATGCGATTTCCGAACTCGGCAGCATCGTCTCCGCCATGGCGCTGATCCTGGCCAAGCCGCGCCCGCTGACCGTCACCGCTGTTACCGATTGCGAAGCGCTGTTCGTGCCGCGGCATGCTTTCATGAAACTGGTGCAGCAATCACCCGAACTGGCGCAGCGTGCTGTGGCGCAGGTCGAGCGTGACCTGGGCAATTATCTCGGGGCGCTGGAGCCGGCGCGCCGCAAGATGAAGGCGGATTAG
- a CDS encoding response regulator transcription factor, whose translation MNKRRILLVDDDADLRQTLVEQLETEKDFDILQAGTANDALKATRQNNIDLMILDVGLPDMDGREAVKVLRAEGYKSPILMLTGHDTDADQIRGLDSGANDYLTKPFRFPVLLARINAALRQHDQSEDVVFTIGQYSFQPSAKILEANDGNKVRLTDKETSILKYLYRQGPKTITRDVLLKEVWGYNNRVTTHTLETHIYRLRQKIERDPSNARLLVTEEGGYRLVP comes from the coding sequence ATGAACAAGCGACGCATCCTGCTGGTGGACGACGATGCGGATCTGCGGCAGACGCTGGTCGAGCAGCTCGAAACCGAGAAAGACTTCGATATTCTGCAGGCCGGTACGGCCAATGACGCACTCAAGGCGACGCGGCAGAACAATATCGACTTGATGATTCTCGATGTCGGCCTGCCAGACATGGATGGTCGCGAGGCGGTCAAAGTCCTGCGCGCCGAGGGTTACAAGAGCCCCATCCTGATGCTGACCGGGCACGATACCGATGCAGACCAGATCCGTGGCCTCGATTCGGGTGCTAATGACTATCTGACCAAGCCCTTCCGCTTCCCGGTGCTGCTGGCCCGCATCAATGCGGCCCTGCGCCAGCACGACCAGAGCGAGGACGTGGTCTTCACCATCGGCCAGTACAGCTTCCAGCCGTCGGCAAAGATTCTCGAAGCCAATGACGGCAACAAGGTGCGGCTGACCGACAAGGAAACTTCCATTCTGAAGTATCTTTATCGGCAGGGCCCCAAGACCATCACGCGCGACGTGCTGCTCAAGGAAGTCTGGGGCTACAACAACCGCGTCACCACCCATACGCTGGAGACGCATATCTACCGCCTGCGCCAGAAGATCGAGCGTGATCCGTCCAATGCGCGGCTGCTTGTCACCGAAGAAGGCGGCTATCGCCTGGTGCCATAG
- a CDS encoding YggS family pyridoxal phosphate-dependent enzyme, with protein MDADAASNLAAINERIARAHARFGAPPERVELVAVSKTFDAEAIEPFLAAGQRVFGENRVQEAKDKWPAFRELYPDVTLHLIGPLQTNKAREAVALFDVIETVDRDKLAGVLAAEMARAGRTLPCFVQVNIGLEDQKAGIAPAEAVEFVQRCRSVHGLNIVGLMCIPPDGVPPGPYFAHLATLGRDAGVGSLSMGMSGDFEIGIAMGATHVRVGSALFGHRPPLI; from the coding sequence ATGGACGCCGATGCCGCCAGCAATCTCGCCGCCATCAATGAGCGCATCGCCAGGGCGCATGCGCGCTTCGGTGCGCCGCCCGAACGTGTCGAACTTGTGGCCGTGTCCAAGACCTTCGACGCGGAGGCGATAGAGCCGTTTCTGGCCGCCGGACAGCGGGTATTCGGTGAGAACCGGGTGCAGGAGGCCAAGGACAAGTGGCCAGCGTTCCGTGAGCTCTACCCTGACGTGACGCTGCATCTGATAGGGCCGCTGCAGACCAACAAGGCGCGCGAGGCGGTGGCGCTGTTCGATGTCATCGAAACGGTCGATCGCGACAAGCTTGCTGGAGTGCTTGCTGCCGAAATGGCGCGGGCCGGTCGCACGCTTCCGTGCTTCGTGCAGGTCAATATCGGGCTTGAGGACCAGAAGGCAGGGATTGCTCCTGCCGAAGCTGTCGAATTCGTTCAGCGCTGCCGCTCGGTGCATGGGCTCAATATTGTTGGCCTGATGTGCATACCGCCCGATGGCGTGCCTCCCGGGCCCTATTTTGCCCATCTGGCGACGTTGGGGCGGGACGCCGGTGTCGGCAGTCTTTCCATGGGCATGAGTGGCGATTTCGAGATCGGCATCGCCATGGGCGCCACCCATGTCCGGGTGGGGTCGGCGCTTTTCGGGCATCGTCCGCCGCTCATCTAG